One Microcoleus sp. AS-A8 DNA window includes the following coding sequences:
- a CDS encoding alpha/beta hydrolase, with the protein MNLPLRNSRIRLPLGQVFWREVGRGPILVFLHGSWHDGSQWLPVIDQLSENYHCFALDLLGFGESERPKLHYSIQLEVECLFQYLEALHLPEVYLVGHSLGGWIAASYALKHVENVSGLVLIAPEGVKTPRKRLGEGWTRWLIGRPPIAYLILRCLYPLARLIGRHQSIERALKWRKQILSSPTAGKLLCQRRRAEIQAELLQEQLEWLNVPTMILQGAKDDPDAIAQSQVYASQIPKAHLQMVEPGENDLPEALPGLLAGHIHDFVHRVESWKVEVEG; encoded by the coding sequence ATGAATCTACCCTTACGCAATTCTCGAATTAGGCTACCCTTAGGGCAAGTTTTCTGGCGTGAAGTCGGTCGGGGACCGATACTGGTATTTCTCCATGGATCTTGGCACGATGGCAGTCAATGGCTACCGGTCATCGATCAGTTAAGTGAGAATTACCATTGCTTTGCCCTTGACTTGTTAGGGTTTGGCGAATCTGAACGACCTAAACTCCACTACTCAATCCAGTTAGAAGTTGAGTGTTTGTTTCAGTATCTAGAGGCGCTACATCTACCAGAGGTATATTTAGTCGGTCACTCCCTGGGCGGCTGGATTGCGGCGAGTTATGCTCTGAAACATGTGGAAAATGTTAGCGGTCTCGTGTTAATAGCACCAGAAGGCGTTAAGACACCCAGGAAGCGTTTGGGTGAAGGGTGGACGAGGTGGTTGATTGGGCGTCCCCCGATCGCCTATCTCATCCTGCGCTGCCTCTATCCCCTGGCACGATTGATTGGGCGACACCAATCCATTGAGCGAGCGCTGAAATGGCGCAAACAGATACTCAGTTCACCCACGGCTGGCAAGCTGTTATGCCAACGACGGAGAGCAGAAATTCAAGCGGAATTATTGCAAGAACAACTCGAATGGCTCAATGTGCCGACGATGATTTTGCAAGGCGCAAAGGATGATCCAGATGCGATCGCGCAATCTCAAGTCTATGCCTCCCAAATCCCAAAAGCCCACCTGCAAATGGTTGAACCTGGGGAAAATGACTTACCCGAAGCCTTACCGGGTTTATTAGCGGGGCATATTCATGATTTTGTCCATCGGGTCGAAAGTTGGAAGGTTGAAGTTGAAGGGTGA
- a CDS encoding pantothenate kinase, with product MNESWLALMIGNSRLHWAWFVGTTLQEAWDSSHLPASAVEQLIQRWASGILPAAILPPQLISLHLSNTTSLLPLYVASVVPSQTTLWQTYPAVKVITLAQVPLLGVYPTLGIDRALALLGAGETFGYPVLVIDAGTALTLTGADAHSQLIGGAILPGLGLQLKSLTRGTAALPTTQLPTQLPPRWAMQTASAIESGVIYTVLAGMRDFIEDWQSQFPTSQIVLTGGDSPVLLTYLQSQYPEIARQLIWNSHLIFWGIRSLRLKIAS from the coding sequence GTGAACGAAAGCTGGCTGGCGTTAATGATCGGAAATTCCCGCTTACACTGGGCTTGGTTTGTAGGTACCACCCTTCAAGAAGCCTGGGATAGTAGCCATTTACCCGCGTCAGCCGTTGAGCAACTCATTCAGCGTTGGGCGTCCGGCATTTTGCCAGCAGCCATCTTGCCACCTCAATTAATTTCTCTACACTTATCGAACACGACAAGCCTTTTACCTCTTTATGTCGCTTCGGTAGTCCCCAGCCAAACAACTCTTTGGCAAACCTACCCGGCGGTAAAAGTGATTACCCTAGCCCAAGTACCGCTTTTGGGAGTTTATCCTACCTTGGGAATTGACCGTGCCCTCGCGTTGTTGGGTGCGGGTGAGACGTTTGGTTATCCGGTGCTTGTGATTGATGCAGGTACGGCACTGACATTAACGGGTGCGGATGCTCACTCTCAGTTAATAGGGGGAGCCATTTTACCGGGGCTAGGGTTACAGTTAAAGTCTCTGACACGAGGCACAGCCGCCCTGCCAACGACCCAACTCCCCACCCAGCTACCACCCCGTTGGGCGATGCAGACAGCGTCGGCGATTGAGAGTGGTGTAATTTACACCGTACTGGCAGGAATGCGGGACTTTATAGAAGACTGGCAATCTCAGTTTCCCACGAGTCAAATCGTTCTCACGGGCGGCGACTCACCTGTACTTCTGACCTATCTCCAATCCCAGTATCCCGAAATAGCACGTCAGCTCATCTGGAATTCACACTTAATTTTTTGGGGAATTCGGTCACTGAGGTTGAAAATTGCAAGTTAG
- a CDS encoding diflavin flavoprotein → MVLLTDKTQKRLTMQTGEIAPDTTTIRSLDWDRDRFDIEFGLQNGTTYNSFLIRGEKTALVDTSHEKFRQLYLDTLKGQINPAEIDYLIISHTEPDHSGLVKDVLQLAPQVTVVGSKVAIQFLEDFVHQPFERLVVKNGDKLDLGKGHVLEFVNAPNLHWPDTIFSYDAGTQVMFTCDAFGLHYCSDSTFDEDLRAIEPDYRFYYDCLMAPNARSVLSALKRMDQLGEVTIVANGHGPLLRHNVTELVGRYRKWSQAQAKAETSVVVFYVSDYGYSDRLSQAVARGITKTGVGVEMIDLKTADPQEVQEMVGRAAGMAIGMPPASSKIAAAAVGTVLAAAKSKQVVGIFESYGGDDEPIDPLLNQFRNLGLKQAFPAIRVKDTPTEATYQLCEEAGTDMGQMLTRDRDIKQRKALDSDLDKALGRISGGLYIITATKGDIKGAMLASWVSQASFQPLGLTIAVAKDRAIESLMHVGDRFVLNVLEEGNYQGLMKHFLKRFPPGADRFAGVKTQAAENGSPILTDALAYMECHVVSRMELTDHWIVYATVDNGRVSKPDALTAVHHRKVGNYY, encoded by the coding sequence ATGGTATTGCTGACCGACAAAACCCAAAAAAGATTAACGATGCAAACGGGCGAAATTGCCCCCGATACAACCACGATTCGCTCTTTGGACTGGGATCGCGATCGCTTCGATATCGAATTCGGCCTCCAAAACGGCACGACATATAACTCGTTTTTGATTCGAGGTGAGAAAACGGCTTTAGTAGACACCTCCCATGAAAAGTTCCGTCAACTGTATTTAGACACCCTTAAAGGACAGATTAATCCCGCTGAAATTGATTACCTCATTATTAGCCATACCGAGCCAGACCACAGTGGTTTAGTCAAAGATGTCCTCCAGTTAGCGCCTCAAGTAACAGTAGTAGGGTCAAAGGTAGCCATTCAGTTCCTCGAAGATTTTGTGCATCAACCCTTTGAGCGGCTGGTTGTTAAAAATGGCGACAAGCTAGATTTGGGCAAAGGACATGTGTTGGAATTTGTCAATGCCCCTAACCTGCACTGGCCTGACACTATTTTCAGTTACGATGCGGGGACGCAGGTGATGTTTACTTGCGACGCCTTCGGCCTGCACTACTGTTCAGACAGCACGTTTGACGAAGATTTAAGGGCGATTGAACCGGATTATCGCTTTTACTACGACTGTTTAATGGCTCCCAATGCGCGTTCTGTGCTGTCTGCCCTCAAGCGGATGGATCAGTTGGGAGAGGTGACGATAGTCGCGAATGGTCACGGCCCCTTGCTGCGTCATAATGTGACAGAACTGGTCGGTCGCTATCGCAAGTGGAGTCAAGCCCAAGCCAAGGCAGAGACATCGGTGGTGGTGTTTTATGTCTCCGATTATGGGTATAGCGATCGCCTGTCTCAAGCCGTTGCTAGAGGGATTACCAAAACGGGCGTTGGCGTGGAAATGATCGACCTAAAAACCGCCGATCCCCAAGAAGTACAGGAAATGGTGGGGCGTGCGGCAGGAATGGCAATTGGAATGCCCCCAGCCTCCAGTAAAATTGCGGCGGCGGCTGTAGGCACAGTTCTGGCGGCAGCGAAGTCCAAGCAAGTGGTTGGCATATTCGAGTCCTACGGGGGAGATGACGAACCGATCGATCCCTTACTCAATCAATTCAGAAATCTGGGACTGAAACAAGCCTTTCCCGCCATTCGAGTGAAGGATACACCCACAGAAGCAACGTACCAACTTTGTGAAGAAGCGGGTACAGATATGGGGCAAATGTTAACCCGCGATCGCGACATCAAGCAACGGAAAGCCCTTGATAGTGACCTTGATAAAGCCTTGGGACGGATTAGCGGTGGACTGTACATTATTACAGCCACCAAGGGTGATATTAAGGGGGCAATGTTGGCATCCTGGGTATCACAGGCTAGCTTCCAACCCTTGGGTTTAACCATTGCCGTGGCTAAAGATCGGGCGATTGAGTCCTTGATGCATGTCGGCGATCGCTTCGTCCTCAATGTGTTAGAAGAAGGCAACTACCAAGGCTTAATGAAGCACTTCCTCAAGCGCTTCCCACCGGGTGCCGATCGCTTTGCTGGAGTGAAAACTCAAGCGGCTGAAAACGGTTCCCCCATTCTGACAGATGCCCTTGCCTATATGGAGTGTCATGTTGTCAGCCGCATGGAACTCACCGACCATTGGATTGTGTACGCCACCGTTGATAATGGTCGCGTTTCCAAACCCGATGCCCTAACTGCGGTTCACCATCGTAAGGTTGGGAACTACTATTAA
- a CDS encoding PP2C family protein-serine/threonine phosphatase, which yields MTARPAPRQPSSSTDSNSHKTTAEGTPVSALKELVARLHREQHKIQDLLSSLGFALRSFNNLNQFLELIPLMAARVTDADGGALILFKPNGQVRLEQLHCQESQACNSIRKAIEKATREVRATNSEGGTDSNAPVPLELLQASLDEQVSQSLGADVQLFGTPILIRNSERGRLYVFSHDSNYNWTPTRQKLVRLVADQTAVAIANDELTVELRKKERLDRELEIGAEIQLRLLPRQCPQIEGVELAAMCKTANRVGGDYYDFIPANYDQLRPKKPDDQEVTDCKRASLPWSVVIGDVMGKGVPAGLIMTMTRGMLRAEVLNRHSPGRILEHLNRVMYADLENSHRFVTLFYSEYDPQTQLLSYSNAAHNPPFLWQASTQSIQRLDTVGMLIGLEADSQYEDAQVQLAPGDTIIYYTDGFTDAANQSGDRFDEERLIQVFQWACEHCSGSQAILDYLFDQVQQFIGSTNPHGDDMTLVVMQVKSTE from the coding sequence ATGACAGCACGGCCTGCTCCGCGCCAACCCTCAAGCTCAACTGACAGCAATAGCCATAAAACTACTGCTGAAGGAACACCTGTTTCTGCCCTGAAAGAACTAGTGGCACGCTTACACCGGGAACAACACAAGATTCAAGATTTGTTGAGTTCACTAGGGTTTGCCCTACGCAGCTTTAACAATTTGAATCAATTTTTGGAGTTAATTCCATTGATGGCGGCGCGCGTAACGGATGCTGATGGTGGTGCTTTAATTTTGTTCAAGCCAAACGGTCAAGTTAGGCTGGAGCAGCTACATTGCCAAGAAAGTCAAGCTTGTAACAGTATTCGTAAAGCGATTGAAAAGGCAACTCGTGAAGTCAGAGCAACAAACAGTGAGGGGGGAACTGACTCGAATGCTCCCGTACCCTTAGAGCTGCTCCAAGCATCCCTCGACGAGCAGGTGAGTCAAAGTCTAGGAGCAGATGTGCAGCTATTTGGGACGCCGATTCTGATTCGCAATAGCGAACGAGGTCGTCTTTATGTGTTTAGCCATGATTCTAATTACAACTGGACTCCAACGCGACAGAAATTAGTGCGATTGGTCGCCGACCAAACCGCCGTTGCCATCGCCAATGATGAACTCACCGTCGAACTGCGTAAGAAAGAGCGCTTAGATCGAGAGTTAGAAATTGGTGCCGAAATCCAACTGCGCCTGCTGCCGCGCCAATGTCCTCAAATTGAGGGGGTGGAATTGGCAGCAATGTGTAAAACCGCGAACCGAGTCGGTGGCGACTACTACGATTTCATTCCCGCCAACTACGACCAATTGCGTCCTAAAAAGCCGGATGATCAGGAAGTAACCGACTGCAAGCGAGCCTCTTTACCTTGGAGTGTTGTGATTGGCGATGTCATGGGTAAAGGCGTCCCCGCTGGTTTGATTATGACCATGACGCGAGGGATGCTCAGGGCAGAAGTTCTGAATCGTCACTCCCCAGGGCGGATTTTAGAGCACTTGAATCGGGTTATGTATGCTGACCTGGAAAACTCCCATCGGTTTGTCACGCTGTTCTATTCCGAGTACGACCCGCAGACGCAACTTCTGTCTTATAGTAACGCCGCCCATAATCCACCGTTCTTGTGGCAGGCATCAACCCAATCCATCCAACGCTTAGATACCGTTGGTATGCTGATTGGCCTAGAGGCCGATTCTCAGTATGAAGATGCTCAAGTGCAGTTAGCGCCTGGAGATACAATCATTTACTACACCGATGGGTTTACTGATGCGGCGAATCAATCTGGCGATCGCTTTGATGAGGAACGACTGATACAAGTTTTCCAGTGGGCGTGTGAGCATTGCAGTGGTTCTCAAGCCATTTTGGATTACCTGTTTGATCAAGTGCAACAGTTTATTGGTTCAACAAACCCTCACGGAGATGATATGACGCTGGTCGTGATGCAGGTAAAATCTACCGAGTGA
- the argH gene encoding argininosuccinate lyase, with protein MTEQTTWSQRFESALHPAIARFNASIGFDIELIEYDLTGSIAHAQMLAHTGIISPAEGEKLIAGLEQIRQEYRQGNFNPGIDAEDVHFAVERRLTEIAGDVGKKLHTARSRNDQVGTDTRLYLRAQIAQIRIQLREFQGVLLNIAEANVETLIPGYTHLQRAQPLSLAHHLLAYFEMLQRDWERLGEIAQRVNTSPLGCGALAGTTFPIDRHYTASLLEFSGVYRNSLDGVSDRDFAIEFLCAASLILVHLSRLSEEIILWASQEFGFVTLKDTCSTGSSIMPQKKNPDVPELVRGKTGRVFGHLQAMLVLIKGLPLAYNKDLQEDKEALFDTVKTVKGCLEAMTILLREGMEFKSARLAQAVDEDFSNATDVADYLASKGVPFREAYNLVGKVVRTCLKSDKLLKDLSLEEWQALHPAFEGDIYQAIAPTQVVAARNSYGGTGFEQVRQALQEARDRVESR; from the coding sequence GTGACTGAACAAACAACCTGGAGCCAACGGTTTGAATCCGCACTACATCCAGCGATCGCTCGCTTCAATGCCAGTATTGGCTTCGATATCGAATTGATTGAGTACGACCTCACAGGTTCGATCGCTCATGCCCAAATGCTGGCTCATACCGGCATCATTTCCCCAGCCGAGGGAGAGAAACTAATCGCCGGTTTAGAACAAATTCGCCAAGAATACCGCCAAGGCAACTTTAACCCTGGTATTGATGCCGAGGATGTTCACTTCGCGGTTGAGCGACGCCTGACGGAGATTGCTGGAGATGTGGGGAAAAAGTTGCACACGGCGCGATCGCGCAACGATCAAGTGGGTACCGATACACGACTCTACCTCCGCGCTCAAATTGCCCAAATTCGCATCCAGTTGCGTGAGTTTCAAGGTGTCCTCCTCAACATTGCCGAAGCCAACGTAGAAACTCTAATTCCCGGCTACACACACCTACAACGCGCTCAACCGCTGAGTTTAGCTCATCACCTCTTAGCCTACTTTGAAATGCTCCAGCGGGATTGGGAGCGCCTGGGTGAGATCGCGCAGCGGGTGAATACTTCTCCCTTGGGATGTGGTGCGCTAGCGGGGACGACGTTTCCCATCGACCGCCACTATACAGCCTCGCTGTTAGAATTTTCAGGGGTCTATCGTAACAGTTTGGATGGTGTCAGCGATCGCGATTTTGCGATCGAATTCCTGTGCGCTGCCAGCTTGATTCTGGTACACCTGAGCCGATTGTCAGAGGAAATTATTCTCTGGGCTTCCCAGGAATTTGGCTTTGTGACTCTCAAAGACACTTGTTCCACTGGCTCCAGTATCATGCCCCAAAAGAAAAACCCGGATGTGCCGGAACTGGTACGGGGGAAAACAGGGCGTGTCTTCGGGCATCTCCAAGCCATGTTGGTGTTGATCAAAGGGTTACCGTTGGCTTATAACAAAGACTTGCAAGAGGACAAAGAAGCGCTGTTTGATACGGTGAAAACCGTGAAAGGGTGTCTTGAAGCCATGACCATTCTGTTGCGGGAGGGAATGGAATTCAAGAGCGCACGGTTAGCACAAGCCGTGGACGAAGACTTCTCTAACGCCACCGATGTTGCCGATTATTTAGCCTCCAAAGGTGTTCCTTTCCGGGAAGCTTACAACTTAGTGGGTAAAGTGGTGAGAACTTGCCTCAAGAGTGATAAATTGCTCAAAGATTTAAGCCTGGAGGAATGGCAGGCACTGCACCCAGCCTTTGAGGGCGATATTTATCAAGCGATCGCGCCGACTCAGGTGGTTGCTGCACGAAACAGCTACGGAGGTACGGGTTTTGAGCAGGTACGTCAAGCTCTGCAAGAGGCACGCGATCGCGTAGAGTCGCGTTAA
- a CDS encoding CBS domain-containing protein gives MQPDDPLIYSPVLEEAIDRNPLIVTPDTLLLDVLALMSQVRGSCCSLSEVNTPLESIPRYGTHSSCVLVMEGSQLLGIFTERDIVWLTADGIPFEGIKISEVMSQPVLTMPESNFQDVFAAIFLFRRNRVRHLVIVGDQNQLVGIVSQESIRRILRPANLLKLRRVSEVMTTQMIHAPATTSVLNLARLMTEQRVSCVVITQENGYGGFFPLGIVTERDIVQFQTLRLNLAQTLAQTVMSTPLFLLHPHDTLWKAHQEMQRRRVRRLVVSWDLGRALGIITQTNLMRVFDPVEMYGVIEVLQRTIEQLEVEKAELLQSHKAALEQHIPYLPAQLNPQAE, from the coding sequence ATGCAACCTGACGATCCGCTGATTTATTCACCCGTTCTAGAGGAAGCCATTGATCGTAACCCCCTGATAGTTACACCTGACACCTTACTGTTAGACGTGCTCGCATTAATGAGTCAGGTCCGAGGGAGTTGTTGTTCGCTGAGTGAGGTCAATACCCCCTTAGAATCAATCCCCCGCTATGGGACGCACTCTAGCTGTGTGTTAGTCATGGAGGGCAGCCAGCTACTGGGAATCTTTACAGAACGGGATATCGTGTGGCTCACGGCTGATGGCATACCCTTCGAGGGGATAAAAATTTCTGAGGTGATGTCCCAGCCAGTGCTAACTATGCCTGAGTCGAATTTTCAGGATGTCTTTGCTGCCATATTCCTATTTCGTCGGAATCGGGTTCGCCATCTGGTGATTGTGGGCGATCAAAATCAACTGGTTGGCATTGTCTCACAAGAAAGCATTCGTCGTATCCTTCGACCCGCCAACCTGCTGAAGTTGCGGCGTGTGTCAGAGGTGATGACGACTCAGATGATTCATGCTCCGGCAACAACTTCCGTATTAAATTTAGCCCGACTGATGACAGAGCAACGAGTCAGTTGTGTTGTGATTACACAAGAAAATGGCTATGGAGGCTTTTTTCCGCTAGGGATTGTGACAGAGCGAGATATTGTGCAATTCCAAACCCTAAGGCTGAATTTAGCCCAGACGTTAGCTCAAACCGTGATGAGTACACCGCTATTTCTGCTCCACCCACACGATACGTTATGGAAAGCTCATCAGGAGATGCAACGACGACGTGTCAGACGATTGGTGGTGTCTTGGGATTTGGGAAGAGCACTGGGAATCATTACTCAAACCAACCTGATGCGAGTGTTCGATCCTGTGGAAATGTATGGTGTGATCGAAGTATTACAACGGACGATCGAGCAGTTAGAAGTGGAAAAAGCCGAACTCTTGCAAAGTCACAAAGCTGCATTAGAGCAACACATACCCTACCTTCCAGCTCAATTGAACCCACAGGCTGAATAG
- a CDS encoding NUDIX hydrolase has product MRRTWQFVQTVLGIIFRHPVTGTSIIPILPNGQIVLIRRRDNGKWGLPGGMVNWGQDLLTTVKRELEEETGLELLKVRRLVGIYSAPERDPRIHSICVVVEADVQGTMQVQDTLEISDVKAFDRSAIPLGELSHDHDQQLQDYFDGKTTFA; this is encoded by the coding sequence ATGCGTCGAACATGGCAATTTGTACAAACGGTATTGGGAATTATATTCCGCCATCCTGTCACAGGTACGAGTATCATCCCGATTTTGCCGAATGGGCAAATTGTGCTGATCAGGCGTCGCGACAATGGTAAATGGGGACTACCAGGAGGAATGGTGAACTGGGGTCAAGATTTACTAACCACCGTGAAGCGGGAGTTAGAAGAAGAGACGGGTTTAGAGTTGCTAAAGGTTCGTCGATTGGTTGGAATTTACTCTGCGCCTGAACGCGATCCCAGGATTCATTCAATATGTGTTGTAGTAGAAGCCGATGTTCAAGGAACAATGCAAGTCCAGGATACCTTAGAAATCAGTGACGTCAAAGCGTTTGACCGCTCAGCTATCCCCCTAGGTGAGCTTAGCCATGACCATGACCAACAGTTGCAGGATTACTTCGATGGCAAGACAACCTTCGCTTAA